The Rosa chinensis cultivar Old Blush chromosome 7, RchiOBHm-V2, whole genome shotgun sequence DNA segment GCTAGCGTGCATACGTGGGGGCTACCGCATGCTTGTGTGCTGGCCTTGTGCGTGGGTTGTGCGTGCTCACCTGCTAACGAGGCTAACGAGGTCGGTAGGTGTGCACGGGGCTGCGAGCTAGGGGTGTGCAGGGAAGAGGCTAGCGAGGCTAATCTGCCGCGCTACTGTGGTAAGGCTAATGCGGGGCTGGCAGCGAGGCTAATCGAAGGTAGAGCGAGGCGAGGGTTATGAGAGGGTGCTGTGCAGGGGTGCCGAGGCTGTGCGAGGCTAGAGCCCGCAGGGGCACTGACGAGGCTAACCAATCTGAAGCGAGGCTAACCCAGCCGGTTCTGTATTTTAGGTGGCCAGTTTGGGTGTTTTCAGGCCGGTTCCAGTGCTTTTGCCGCCAGTTCTGGGCTCCTGGGATCAAGGGCTTCAAGGTGTGCGGCGGAGGTATCTAGGGTTTCGAGTTTAcaaatttaggatttcagggttagggcttcgtgctaataacgtgttttaggaaaactgaaattgggagataattgagttgtactttcattgataataggggcctctttatatagaggattacaagcaaaaAATCTGCGTCTCACAAGGTAACTGAATCATACAATGATTGAAATATCTCCGTAGATATCAGTAAGACTAACCCcattacaactcagacaagtaatCATAATTTGGATAAGAAAACACAAactaggtgtccttaaacaATTATTAGTTTTTTAAATGAAACTTTATATTTGTTCTAGTAGTATTAGAATTCTCGCTTTAGTAGTAATGAGATTCTTACTCTAATGTTTATGGGATTCTCATGTATTTTGTGTCCATGAGTTTTATGCTTCCTCGATTTCTAAACTTTATTCATCCTCTTACGTAAAAAACCTCTTATATAAGGTGCATCTAATCTTCATACAACTTGATTCGACCATATATATAACTTGCAATAAATTGGCAGCTAGTACGTACATAATTTCTCAGCACTGGTTTGCCATTACAACAAAACAGGATAGTCACTAATGAATCAATAACCTAACAATAGCACGATCGAGTCACACATTTACACCTTCGTTCAGTAATTAATGCTAAGAATTCATACTTCCTTCTACTATCAAAGCAGATCTTAGTGAGGATGTAATTAATGTTCCGTAGCCTTGATCAGTACCATGAACTACAAGCAAAGGGATCCGAAACCGGAGAAAGTTCATCGGGACATCAAACAATGCCCACTGGGACATTACTAAGCCCCATGAGTGGGAGCTTTGGTCGGCAATATGATGGGGACTCCAGAAAGTGATACAAATTACACTGGGAAATCAAGAAACACCAGGAAACCCAGGATTGATGCTTCACGTACCTGTTCTGCTAGTAATTTATACCTCCAGAACTTCACTCTCCACAACATGGAAAAAAGGACTTCATCTTCGTATCATGAAGGGGTTCATAAATCGGAGAGATCTCGCGGAACCCGAGAAGTATACAAACAACAAATTCTGATTCAGTACCTTCTTCCAGCACATCAGGTACTTCGAGGGTGTATAGGATTGGCCTACTCCAACTAGAAAAACGCTAGGGGAAATTCTACGGTACCTGTATGTATGTGATACACTCATTTACAGATTTGATAACAATTTTGTTGTCATTGTGGTAAATGGAGTTATTTTtgggtaattttagttctattacAGGTGATTACTCCACCTacgatatttttacaagtttatgaacaaattgTTGTCGATGTAGTAACTtggtttaattatatgtaaatgtataaaacaaatgtgataactttgttcttaatgttgtaaatttggttcaactaaattgtaattttggttcaattagatgtaaatgagtgtatgataaacatccaAGTACTCTAGACAACCCCCTAGAAAAAGTATGGAATGGGAACAGGCCATACTGTTGTATAAATTGTAAAACATAAATATCAGTATAAACAGTTTTGGTATGCGCACAAtctatatattcttatttttctgTCATTCAATTTCAAAGGTAGAAACTGAAACATGCACAATCGCAACTTAATTGCCCATGGCcaataaagaaaaatagaaacgtttaattaacaagtaattgaATGTACCTGGAATTTTGAAGCTACTTAGATGCTCTGTattacactatgccaaaaactgcatcacactacactttttagacaacgaaaaaaaaatttccgttgtgtgatcactgaaactgcttcacacaacaggtttaatgagattggcgttgtataaggaggtcgtacatcaatttttttgggtccaagattattgtacaacagttttaaggatttgtttgttgtctgaatgtaaaaaaaattccccctcacctgctcaaatttgggtcgaaattttgactcaccttgcacaacagtattgttatatatgttgtatgagagtagcgcctgactagcgcctagcattttttagaaccttgttcTTTACCTGTATTTATCTTTCCGGCACTTTACATTACCATTCTTTACATTCCTACAATTTATCTTTTTGATTGTTACTTTGCTGCACTTTATTTTCCGTGGTTTACATTTTtgttctttatcttaatttggTGCACTTTTACATTCATGTGGTTTACTTCGTGTTATTTACTTTatccaaatattaaaaaaatcataaaaagaaTCATCGTCATCTCACTTTGGCCTCAATCACTGAGTTACACAGCATGAACATTCCAGCTAGGTAAGGACAATCCgtgctaaagtccttgcatttaAGACAGAGAGAACCCTGGGACCGAGATTGATCCTTCCTCTGCCCACAATCAAGTGATCAGAAGTCAGATCGACGCAACATCTACAAACAtaacaaaacctcgcttggcctcCCAGCAGTGAGTTAGCACACCCGCGCACACGTCACCATTCCATaaggacacgtgtaagccaaagaagccCTCGACCCAGTGACACAAGGCCGAGAAGATTTTTGAGCAAACAATTGAAAAAGTGGATTACTTATTTTGGTTAGCAACGGTCTCGATGCAATTAATTGCTGGAGCAGTTCAATTGATAGTGtctgttacgtcccgaacctagaattaacgatttactcacTATTTGGACAGTAATTGTCaaatactttcaatttttactttttatcgatattttagtggccctaaaagttgactttttgttcgggtcaaaatttgaggaaatgttcttcatgaaagttgtagaggactttaaactgagcgcgtgcatatgtggtgcgtaaaaattggacttagtatgtgagagttatggccaaaaatgtagaagttactgttcatggtaaattatatatatatatatatatatggaagttactgttggtagatttccattttcggaaaatcTACCTAGCCCCGGTAACTCTTTCTTCTCCTTCCCCGATCCTTCTCCCCTTTCGGCCCAATCTTCCCCCttcgatttctccctcctccggccgacccacgacgcaatccggccatccccaagctcgtctccttcCCCTTGTCATATCTGTGGAGGTATTTGGcggagatttggccggagaagctcgatttTGAGTGGGGAAAATTACTGTAGCAGTTCGCCACTattgtcgatttccggcgattccggccatctccggtcaccatatcggcgtcgaaggctcggttttcaacggagatcatttcgcccctagcctcgaaGCAAGATTTACCGTGTATAGGCCGAATCGAtaacctagggttcttgaatttctgggttatgtTCGCCGGCCGAATTCGACcatttccaggtaaaattggggTTTGTTGAGAAAATTAATCAGTGGGTTGAGTTGTAGCTATACATGGAATTTGGtagccggtggtggaggttggtacCGGCGCGTGAGTGCCACGTGGCGCCACTGTTGGTGGTGCGTGAGACAGTATTTGGCCAGACTTTAACTTCTGTTGTTgagataattaatcaattatacaTCTAGTTTCATAATTGCAGCTTTGTGATAGAATTGGAGATGGAATGAATGTGGATTTTGATGTTGTTCAATGGTggaattgttaattgaattgcgaggaatccatccatcggatttccttgattcGGCCCTAAAGCCCATACATTAAGGGAATAAtattagtgaagaagattgggaggttTTGGGCAAATAATGATAATGTTAGGGTTGGTTTTATTTATcgtaatttagttttccatccagtaattatgggtttacgaacattatattgtacaggatgtgaggaggattccctcgaggagggttcggatcgacggcaagcttagccgtacactgtgagtggacttttgttttcgcataagtgatgcatgcatttatttattaaagcatgttctatttaattaacatattattttccgagcataggAATTTTATAacgatttatctcgtggatttgtttccaataatgattttgtgaagtatttatgatttataccggttgtgagcttcggttattaagttgttatgctcggattcgaatttatatttgatgttgatttttcgacgaatggttttcgatgtgatttccggatttataccatttatattatatttatattcgtcgatttgagactttatttGCAAATTGAATTTTGTTGGAGTAAATCTCCATGTCTATTTATCGattttcgattttggcattgggaatgcctcattgacaatctacttatttctgtagcgtgtgggacacgctgttagtTTATACaactttacgagaatttccgggtacggttgggaatcatACCCGTGTTTCCTTTATttgtgggacatggggaagccttaaggatttattggattttaatagtttttacccaccatacctgggtcgctatattttattgctagctagcctattagtactcttccctgcttactatgtgtttgtgggtgagtaaaagcagagcatgggatgatccagagtgtgggacactccgacccgagcctgggaggctcccttctttcttatggtgaaatctcttccccatattttatcgttacttgactagcggggctagtccgttttcttttaaccagcgaggctggtatgtttttcacgagttttgaatttaaagaaatacgttttataacgTTGCATGCGTCGAGATTTTTATAATGTaaatttgtgggaaagtataaacttttcttcctttatacttatttattttgtccactcacgctaacgtttttatgtactttcccctgggccctttggtttcaattgcccagatcgcAGCGTTGCTGACCGGCTTAGGAGTGGAGGCTAGCACCACCTTTTCCATCTATCCTTAGTAGGTTATTTGTTAACCTactttatgtattatatttcgagtgtgttctttaggttgctctgattactttaaaagggtggatttatacatttgtataattatgagtgtatgggagttgtataatattggagaaagttgaaagatttgatttgctgggttgtaatttatataaatggttatgtttgtgtagtacgaagtttatacttggaaatttgcggattgttgcttggaagcggggtggcttcaagcatagaaattactatacttagaagtgttttcagcaggtttagggttgtccacttttagaggaagttctgtcgaatttttccgaaaagtgggccccgcaggtccatcttggagttaggagggtaattccggggtgagTCCTGACAGTGTCTATGCAAGATACTACGGAACTACACCAAAAGATGAAGACCTGTATGACAAGCCTACTATTGAAGTGCAACTCTCAACCATGGTTTAATTTTTGCCTATTGACATATCATAACCGAGTTGTTAACATGAACTATTTAGCTTttttatcaaaaaagaaaaaaattatatttctatccaaaaaaaaaattctattttctCAATTTACCTATTTGTCAAAATATTCTTCTATAGTCCaactatttaaattttaaaatgaatTGTCCTTTAGTTTAGTTTTCTACAATGTATAAACTACATTTATTACGGTGCATCAATGGACCAAGTTATAACCATCAGAATCCTAAGATCTGGTTTTACTACATTTTCCTTTATGTGTTTTTAGTGTTCCATTTGGGGGAGTtgttagagatttttctttctcCATGTAATGATTttctgtcataaaaaaaaaaaaaatgaaccaaGTTATGTAATTCAtctagaaaaaaataaaaacttttttttttaaattaatacttattcatttataaaaaattataacaaatatatatatatatatatatatatatacggagcCGTTCCAAAGAGGACATCCGCACTTTCGCTACGCTGCAGCCCCGCTCAGGCCTCGATGGCGCGGTGCTACTTACAGGATAGAGGCCAGAGGTCGGATGGACCGGTCTGCAgtcgggtggagtcgccggcgacgtggTTGCAGCGCTGCCtagaacctgcagttgcaggtgaggtcgctGCCCAAAAACCTGCAACCTCGATCGCTATCCAAAAGCGGTCTGGGATGCCTCCGGCTAGATGTCCGCTTCAATTCCTCcctgtaaatatatatatatatatatatatatatatagagagagagagagagagagagagagagagagagagagagagagagagagagagagagaaatatcacaaatgatcactgagttatgactcatTTGACATTTAACTaattgtattttcaacaatatcacttaactcactcactttTACATTCACTTAATTCATTGTCATTAATTCTACAGTTAAAAAgccattaaaattgagggtatattcgTCCAGAAcactaaaaaaaatgcatttctaactttttaaaaaaaaattctgaaagacaattttttttctcaaattatacttaaattaaaataaaatcattttttattagaaagttcagaaattgaaaaaaaaaatctaataaatttagaatttttttaagttaaaaatgcatttttaagcgttttgacaaatataccctcaattttatcGGGTTctaacggtagaattaacggcagtgagttaagtgaaagattGATGTAAAATGAGTGAATTGAGTGATATTATTGAAAATACAGTAAGTTAATTGTGGAATAGTGATATTGGTGAACActactgatatatatatatatatatatatatatatatatatggggagTGACCGGTGAGGGTTTAAAACTCCGGACAAGTGGAATTGGCTTCCCACTTTCTCTACTAGAACTCGGACCGGCTTCGAAGTGCTACATCCAAAGGCAATTAGAGGCACCTCAGAGAAAACCCTCACAGGCAAGTTCTACTTCAACACCAATCTCTTTCGTATTTCTCATTTGATATGCAAAGCCCTGCTAATAACAAAAGCCTCGTGCAAAACCTCAAAACCCCAGATCAACAAAACACTCATGGTCATGGCACTCTCTCTCAGAACCTCGTCGCTTCTTCCCAGGCCCTGTTTTCACAGCTCACTCTCCCTCTTGTTTTACTCGTCCAAAACCTCAGAATCAAATCCAACAGCTGAATACTTAATTAACCACCACCAGTTTTCCCCTGAAGCGGCTTTTAAGGCCTCGTCAACTATCGCTTATCTCAGAAACCCAGCAGAGTCGGATTTGGTGCTTTCATTTCTCAAGGAGAGTGGTTTCTCCAAAACCCATCTCGAGGGAGTGATTCAAAGGATCCCCAGAATTCTATGTGCCAATCTCGACACTTCCATCAAACCGAAAATCAAGATTTTTCAAGATTTGGGCTTTTCGGATTCCGACATTGCCGAGATTATATCCTCTGACCCCTGGATTCTGTGGCGGAGTGCCGATAATCGGCTCGGTCCTGCTCTTCTCGTGTTGAAGAGCATTCTGGGTTGCAATGCCGATGTGTGTAAGCTGTTAAAGTTATGTGGGCGTTacctccaacatgatttggagAAGAGTTTGAGGGCTAATATGGAGTTGTTAAAGAGTTTGGGTATAGGTTCCACGCAGCTTGTTAAGTATTTGTTTCGATTTCCTAGATTGTATTTGCGTAAGCAGGAGAACATTTTGGAATTTGTTGAAAGGGTTGATAAAATGGGGTTTGATAGGAATTCCGGGATGTTCATATCAGCTATTGGGATCATTAGTTCTATGAGGGTGGAGACCTGGGAAATGAAGGTGAAGCTTTTCCGGAGTTTGGGGATTTCGGAAAAGGATGTCTTTGCTATGTTTAGGCGGTCGCCGCATGTGTTTGGTATATCTGAGAGGAAACTTAAGGAGGTAGTAGACCTGTTGGTCAGTGCTGGGAAGTTTGACATCCCGTTTGTGATTAATAATCCGGAGTTGCTTATGTATAGTGTTGAACGCAGGCTGAAACCAAGGCTAAAAGTTTTGGAGATTTTGGAAAAGAACAATTTACTTGATGAAAAACCTAAGTTGACCACATTCTGCAAGTACTCCGAGCAGAAGTTTGCTGAAAGATATATTCTTCCTTATGCAAATGAACTTGGGAAACATATGAGTTATGAATGCTGAATTGAACAGAGTTTGCAAGTACCTGATCATGAGATATGTACTATGAAGATCCTCAGCGGGGTTTCCTGTAAAGTTAACTTTGGTCTCTCGGACTTTGATGAATGGTGTTGAGGTGGAAGAGccaagaattgaaattgaaggcCGTGAATTTTATTGGAGGTATTTCTTTGCTGTACCTGTATTTCTCTATTGCTCTCCATAAGAAGGCCATAACTTTTACAGTAATGTTGCTGTGAATCAAGTTATAATTTGTTCATTGTATGAAAGTCTTGTGAACTTTGAATCCATTGAAAAGAGCCATCGGTTTCAACTCAAACCATATTTGCTACTCAAACTTACTAAATGGTTCTTTTAGGCTTCCACTATCCAATATCTTGAGATAAGATTAGTCCGTTTGCTCGGTAGTTAACTTTTACAGCTAACATATATTTTTGGCTTCGATTGTTTCCTTTTTGCATAATTCTTTGGTgatttatgtaatttttgtttctcaGATAGTTAGATTTCAACTTTCATTTTAGCCTGCAAATTATTTAGACATTATCAACTCTATTCATAATACAATTAGTTTTATTGAGTTGACCTATTTGAGTCTGACCACCCAAATTCACGGTAGAGTTGCTTATTATCATATGTCATAACTAATAAATTTACCAGAAGGCTTTGAAGGTTAGGCCTTTATCATAATACCCTGTGTCCTTGTGTGTAGCAATTAACAAAACTGTATCACTTTTCTATTGTTGCCTTTATGGTTGTCTTGCCTAACAAAAAGACATTAGACTACAAATGTTAAGACTATAAATGTAGTTGCATGAAGATTAGATGCACCTTATAGGTTTTTTAAGTAAGATGATGAAACTAATTTTAAAAATGTGGGAACACCTGCAACAGTTGAAGGTGGGAGGAGTCTTATATTTTGCTACAATAATTTGATGGATTTTGTTCTGTGGGTTGTTTATTACTAAGTGGTGGGGAGCTGAGATAAGAGTTGCTCATTTTCTAAAAATGGATAGTTGGGTCTGGATGGAGGGAGGGAAAGGGTTAGAGATTTGTCATGGGTTAGAGATTTGTCATTCTCATAGTTCATGTTGGTATTTTTGCTCTGCTCTAGGGCTTACTGGTGTTTATAAAATTTGCAGTTCTATGTTTTCTATTGAAATCTATTCGAGTGACCTGTCAATTTCAGTCTGTTACAAGCCTCATTTGTTTCTGGGGTTGTAAACATTGTTGCTGTAGATCCATTAGCTGGCTGGGTCTGTATTGCAAAAACTGCTATATGAATTAGAATGCCTCAAGTATTGGGAAATAAATGTGAAAATTTGCATGCATCTAAAAGAAGCTGCTCATCTTAAGATGAGTTCCTGTGTTCATTCCCCAAATTGGTGCCAATCACCAGCTTCCATGGTAgtgttacatggtcagtgaaaCTGCATCTAACCAAGGCCCTTGCAACTCCCATGGCCCCAGATGCTCGCGTAACTTTGTGTTGCTCCTGGTTTGTACCTTCAAGCTGGTGAATTGTCAATACAGGAGACTATCCAGAAGAAACTGTACTTTAACAGGCTTGGTATCACTGAAGCCGCTCCCTTTTGGTAACGTTGTGCTGTTATGGTTGTATCAGTGCGGTAAGCTTTGCTTGTGGGTTATTTAGGCACTTTATAGGAAGATGAAGCTGactttatttgagtttaaattGGGATGCTGATTTGTTTTGGTCCAAATTGAATCAATTTGGAGTCTTTTATTTACAACTTAATGCATTCATGCCCCAATACATTGATCATTCTAGACTTGAACAACCATGATAGTAACAAGTAACCATAGGAGTCTATTTTCATAAACatgatcaaaattcaaaatacaaCAAGCATGTACAAAACAACTAAAACCTCAGCTACCACTGGCCATTAAACACAAAACCCCCAAGATAAACAGCCGAAATCGAACAGCTTTACAGTACACTGAGCAAAACAGTTTCTGATTCCTGCAAAGCAATGCAGCTCAGAATGAGTTCATTTCCAGCAAATAGCTTCTGGCCTTGAGCAGCTTCTGCGCAACCTCCCCATACAAACCATTCCCAAATGCCCTCAACGCCAATTCCCCATCCTCCACCGCCATGTCGCCACCGCCGCCTACCAAACTGGGCCGGACCACCACGAGCGTCGCACCCTCGACCCAAAGCCCGCCTTTGAGCTCCAATCTGGGCACATgcctcatcctcatcctcacaCTAGGCACTCTAGTCCTGCACCTATCCAACCCCTCGTCCTCATCAGCAAACTCCTCACCTTCTTCTCTACACTCCCTCAACCCCTCCTTCTCCATCACCACCGTCCCCTCCGCCTCTCTGTCCCTCAGAACCAGACATTCGAGCCCGCTCTGCTCCCTCACCACCTCTTTCAACAAATAGTGCCTCGCCGACGCCGCGATCAGAGCACTGATCGTCCACACCACCCGCACCTTGAGCCCGCCGGTTAAGTCGGGCTCAGCTCCGGCCGTCACCTGCGACGGAGTCTCCCCGACGGATCGGAACCCTAGGATGACGCAGGTCCGGAGGGTTTTCCCGAACTCGGCTCTCCACTTGAGAACGGTCCCCTTCTCGAGGCGGAGGTCGCCGGAGGGGAGGTCGATCGCGAGGCGCTTGACGCGGTGGAAGCAGCGGAGGATCTGGGCGGGGCAGTTGGGGatccgggtccgggtcgggttgttgttgttgttgggctTGGGGCAGACGAGGCTGTGGAGAGACTTGAGGATGTAGCGGAAGGCGGAGGCGAGGAGGTTGGAAACGTCGTCGTCTGAGTCGGAGTCGGAGTCGGAGGAGATGACGCGGTCGACGGTGAGGACTAGGGAGTCGGTGTGGGGGACGAGGGAGTTGAAGCGTTTCGAAACGGCGAGGCAGCGAATGAGGGTCTTGGTGTCCGAGACCAGGTCGAAGATCTGGAGGATCACCGGGTCCGGGAGCCGATCGAAGCCGTCCATTTCcatccagagagagagagagagagagagagagatttgggcGCAGAGGTTTTTAGCGAGAAATGGGAATGTAGAGGAGCAGAGCAGAGGAAAGGAGGCACACGGAGTTGCTTTTCTCAGTGGGAATGAAAGCGTGGGGTGTGGGGCCCCATTTTGACCTGATAGGAGCTGATTACTACTGGGTCCCGCAGATTGCTTAGCGCCGGCTGCAGTGGTTTTGTACGCGAAATTTCTACGGTGCTTCGGAGTATTGAATATATGTTGAGAGTTGTTAGTTACTGTTGTTTTGTACgcgaattataataatgatATAATTCTAACGATTCTTGATTTTAAAGTTTCTGTAGTATGAGTGTGTCGAGGGTCGTTGGTTATTGTTGTTTGCGGTGTGCGTTATATAATGAGATAATTTAATCACTTTCGGTTTTTTAAAGTTTCGATAATGTAGATTTTTGGATCACGAGTTTCAATACTGTGAACTTGTGTAGGCGTCTGATATGTTGGACTTGTGGTTGTTTTAGGGAGGAAATCAGCTGTCCCCAAACTCCCTATCCCAATCCTGTCCCACTAATTATAATTTGACACGTAGCAACTATTAACAACCTACTAACTCCGTCAActcatttaaaataaaaataaaaatactgaacccaaaaagaaaaaatttcaaatctaATTCATTCCCTACTTTCGCAAGATCAAGGAGATGAAAGAACAGGCAAGAGCACTTTGATGTAGCTTCGTACATattgttctttcttttctttcaatcCCACGAAAACCAAACTAATGGTCAAGGGAATGAAATTGtatatatcaattcaaaagctTCGAATCAAAAAGGTGCCCACAAGTAGAAACCATCTCAAGGATCCCCAAACGTCTAAACGGTCTGCAAAATGGTGAAAT contains these protein-coding regions:
- the LOC112179471 gene encoding uncharacterized protein LOC112179471: MALSLRTSSLLPRPCFHSSLSLLFYSSKTSESNPTAEYLINHHQFSPEAAFKASSTIAYLRNPAESDLVLSFLKESGFSKTHLEGVIQRIPRILCANLDTSIKPKIKIFQDLGFSDSDIAEIISSDPWILWRSADNRLGPALLVLKSILGCNADVCKLLKLCGRYLQHDLEKSLRANMELLKSLGIGSTQLVKYLFRFPRLYLRKQENILEFVERVDKMGFDRNSGMFISAIGIISSMRVETWEMKVKLFRSLGISEKDVFAMFRRSPHVFGISERKLKEVVDLLVSAGKFDIPFVINNPELLMYSVERRLKPRLKVLEILEKNNLLDEKPKLTTFCKYSEQKFAERYILPYANELGKHMSYEC
- the LOC112179866 gene encoding F-box protein At1g22220 produces the protein MEMDGFDRLPDPVILQIFDLVSDTKTLIRCLAVSKRFNSLVPHTDSLVLTVDRVISSDSDSDSDDDVSNLLASAFRYILKSLHSLVCPKPNNNNNPTRTRIPNCPAQILRCFHRVKRLAIDLPSGDLRLEKGTVLKWRAEFGKTLRTCVILGFRSVGETPSQVTAGAEPDLTGGLKVRVVWTISALIAASARHYLLKEVVREQSGLECLVLRDREAEGTVVMEKEGLRECREEGEEFADEDEGLDRCRTRVPSVRMRMRHVPRLELKGGLWVEGATLVVVRPSLVGGGGDMAVEDGELALRAFGNGLYGEVAQKLLKARSYLLEMNSF